The Hirundo rustica isolate bHirRus1 unplaced genomic scaffold, bHirRus1.pri.v3 scaffold_294_arrow_ctg1, whole genome shotgun sequence region ctaaagtttatgtctcaggAAATGTTGAGCTTTCTCACAGGCTCAGAAGGAGGGGAATCTTTGAAATGAGTTGAGGTTTCAGAAACTTTATTTGCAATTCTTTGCTACAATCCTACACTACAATCCTTTGCTACAATCCTACACTACAATCCTTGCTGCAATTGTACACTACAATCCTACTCTAAGCTGGTGATGGAGAACAGTTCTAAAGTGATTGTCACATTCTTGTCTCCTCCTTGTTGCCCTATTCTGTTAGCCTTCTGATGTTTACATTCTggtagtggagtcttctcaggcgtgtaacataaacaaagagTTGTTTTTcgcattcctttctgatgagggacaactgattgacttctagcctggacagtgggatggagaagtagtaaccttgttctccaatccctggacATTGTACAGAATATATATAAGCGAGGTAATCAAAATGAAGTTTCTTCTTCTGTTCTGGACGACTTAagtgtgagtatcatttctcttcgtgtcctctagcaacaccTCCTTCTACTTATTCACTGAAATGATGAGTGGCACCAGACTGGACACAGGCTTGGCCGATGTTACAAATGGATGCTgcacaaagggaaaagaaacaacaagGAACCATTACTTTCCAAGCTAAGAGCCTCAAAGGCAGGGTAATATTTTTGCAATGAAAAGAGGACTGAGTCAGAGTAGGTCTAAGGAGCAACAGTGGGGCAACAGTGGCACAGCTTGCTGCAAGAGCTGCTaagtgccccagccctggaaatatttgggatcTGAGCATCCTGATCTCTTtcaagatgtccctgctcattgcaggatACTTAGACCAGATGACCTTTAcaggtccctgccagcccagcccagcctagGATTCCTGACTGTTTTCATCTGAACGGCACCAGGAGTGGagctgaggaggaggggggCTCATCTGATGCCTTGCCCTTCAGTGCAGGAGGAGCTCATCCCTGGGACACTGTTTCACCTGCAGCCCCTTGGCATTttacctgcagcagctccttggcaGAGCAGCGCCGCGCCTCgtctctctgcaggcagcagctcaggaagtCACGCAGCAAAGGCGAGAGGAACTTGGGCCGCCGCAGCTCTGGGGCCCCTTTGGTGGCTGTCAGGAGTTGAACCTGGACAAAAAGGAAACATGAGTCTCTCACCTGCTTCTTTCCCGTCTGCAACTGCTCTCCCAGGTGCCATTGTTTAAGCTCCACTCTGCAGTGGCagtttctgctgcagcagacagGCAGAGATCACTTTCCTGTACCAACAAAACACCCAAATCCCaatgcagccacagcttcttcaACATCCAGCAGATCTTGGCAGCTGATTTCATTGACTGACCTCATTAGTGGGAACTACATCAGCAAAAGCACATTTGCTTCTCTGAGGATTCACTTGAGCAGCTTGACAGGCTGTTTGGAAGAGGGACTTTGCTCTACTAACTCACTCTACTATTTCCGAAGATTATTACATGAAAAGCATCTCTGCAGTGCTTGGTGCTCCCTTAAGCACACCTGACATAAATCAAAAGTCATCAAGCTTTTTGCTTGGTTCTTGAAAACAATGGTAATTGAAAGTAAACAAAGGAAATCCTTCAGTTATTCCTTTGGTAAGGAAACAAACATTTGGAATCTCATGTTCAACACAGACACATGAAGATGCATGCACAAATGTACTGGGATGAAAAAGCTTCTTTGGGCACACAGGAAACACCTGCAGTTCTGTCTCTCTGCAGACTGCAAATTTCAGCTTCCTTTAcatggcaaaaggaaaattttggtGGTCAAATCAGAAGAAGGAGAAATGCCATCCCTATGTCAGCCCTCTGCTCATTTGGATCCTCAAGTCAATGCATGAATGGCATGCCCCTCCTAGAAAGTGCCAGGAAACAAAGGGCTGCTTTTGGCAGGCTCTCCACATCCCCAGGCTTCAGCTGGGTGACATGGAGAAAGCGGCTTGGGTTAGGGAAGAAATATGATCACTAAGTGCTTCAGCAACACTGCACAAGGAGCACCAGAGACTCTGTGGCCTTCACAGCCACATGTCGAGGGTTCAGGCAAATTTCCCTGTGAGAAAATGGGGGTGCACTTCTTCTCTCATAACCACTGTTTTAGAAACTTTGTGGCATTTGGGtttctttccttcatttcaGGACAGAAAACACTGGTTCTAAGATGCCTGTTTCCTGTTAGTAGGGCCATCTACACAGCCAAAAGAGCTGGAACGACTTCTAAGCCAAAGCAATATGTTGCCTGAGAATGGAGATTGTTTGCGTGGGCTAAGGCTTGAGTTCCCCCACTGATGCAACCCAAACTACAGCAGATGCCGGTGTGCTGTGGCGACCGCGGCAGGACTCCGAAGGTTGCTGGGGCGGTTCGCGAGGTGATCTACTCCACGCCGGCACCAGGTGATTTCTGGGGAGACATCAACCCGTGCCCGACCCCGCGCCTGTCGGACAACTACGAGGTAAGCCCAAAAggtgctttattcttaaaggattttaGACGCCTGCCGATTAAGACGGACCTACGATCCGCACGGTTGGGCTTGGACGTCCCaggttggtggaaaaaaaaaattgaccgtAAATCTCGACGAAAGTTGAGTAAGATCAATACCTGCTAGCAGGATATAAGGTGGTAAAGGATATAAAGTGGTAAAGGCCTTAAaagaagggtaaaaaaaaaaaaaaaaaaaaaaaaaaaatgccatttaaagggtttaaaacaTCCTCGGCAGGGATTGAAATCCCGGAGGACTCACCACTAGgttgtttaataaggaaatggaaagaagggaattttagtcaagaattagctaaagataagttgattgatttttgtaatcatgtttGGCCGCAATATGACACCGCGGGAATGCAGTGGCCTAGGAATAGGACGCTGAATCATGATATTATTACTCCaatgatgcattatttacagGATAATGGTAAATAGGAAGAAATACCATATTTagatctgttttattacttgggaCGGAGAACTGATTGgcagaaggaatgtggaataatggttCTAACTGTGGCAAATGAGAAGTGTCGGGGTTGCGAGAATCGGGATCAAAAGGCGGACTATCTAGTTAAATATAAGGACCCTGAGGAGGATGTATCCCTACTGGTCTCCCCTAGTGCTCCCCCACCTGAAACCGCTTCGGaagaagagggagcagagggtggggaaacaaaggaaaaaggggatggcAAGAGTAAACGGCATACCCCGATATCTAAACGAACAAGGGGTCACCTAGTCTCTAAGAaagggggccgggaggggggaaCACACGTAATGGCCCCGCTGAGAGAGGCGGTGGGACCCCAGGGAGATCGAGTAATGGTGAAAGTTCCGTTTTCCCCGAATGACCTGATGATTTGGAAGCAATCTGCAGGATCTTATAGGGAGGATCCCGACCGTACTGCCAGGGtagtaaaaatggtaataaaaactcagaaccctgattggaatgatttacaggttttattagatACCTTGATGGactctactgaaaaggaaatggtgttgcGGGCTATGACGGAAAAGGCGAGAGAAATGATAAGGTTGCGGGTGGCGGATGGAACTCTGAATGAATTAGTAccaagggaagaccctgaatgGGACCCCAATacagcacggggacaccaaGCATTGAAGGAATACCAGGAATTGTTAATTGAAGGAGTTAGAACAGGCATTCCAAAGACAGTAAATTGGTCCAAActttattcagtgaaacaagaaaagaatgaatccccttctgctttcttagaaCGATTGAAGGAAACTGCGAGACGGTATACTAGTCTGGAAGTAGAGGGGGAGGCGGGAAGGTTACAATTGGCATTAATCTTTATGGGGCAGTCCCAggaggatattagaaagaaattgcagaagctGGAAGGTGAGGATACccgtaatttagaaaaattgttggAAGTTGCCTGGAAGGTCTATAACAATCGGGAAAAGGAATCGGTCAGGAAGCAACAAGCTAGCATGCTGGCAGTACTCCAGCAAGCCGTGGGGAGAGGTAATGGGAGGGGGCGTGctcgaggcagaggaggatttggtaGAGGTCGTGGCGGGGGCCAGGTGAGATTGGGATATGACCAATGCgccctttgtaaaaataaaggacattggaaaaatgagtgcccGTTGAATAGTGGGATTGGAATTCCGAGGCAGTTTGGGAATTCGATGGCAGAGGTCGCCCAGGCGCTGGTAATGGGGGAATAtcagaatcagagctgactAGACCGAGATCTCAAGGTTATCATGGAAGTAGAGGGAGAACCGTTAGAATTTAGAATAGATACAGGTGCCAcatattctgcaattaatacaCAGGTAGGGTCATTAAGTGACACAAAGATACAAGTAGTAGgggttactggaaaaattgaagaaagggcatttcttcggccagtagatataaagtttgggggaaaggaatttgatcatCAATTTTTGTACATGCCAAATAGCCCTGAATCATTGATAGGACGAGACTTATTGTCGATGTTAcaggccagaattatttttgaaggaggtagggtcaagttagaaattccggaagaaaatattggtaaaatgttcattattaaggAGGTAGAGCCCCAACccattacagaagaaattgagcaagctgtagttccctgggtatGGGAAACTGGGACCCCCGGAAAGtcaaaagcagcacagccagtagtagtagaactaaaagaggggaaagaaccGGTACGACTGAAGCAGTATGCAATCAAACCTGAAGTCAGGCGAGAGGTAGCCCCAATTATTGATCAATACCTAAATTTAGGCATTTTGCAGGAGTGTGAGTCTGAATAtaatactcctatttttccagttaaaaagcctaatggaaagtataggttagtgcaggatttaagagcaataaatgagataaccaaagatattcatcccgtagttgctaatccttataccttgttgacatctgtatcagagaaatttgaatggtttaccgtgattgatttaaaagatgcctttttctgcatcccactggcacttggaagtaggaaatattttgcattcgaatGGGAAAATCCGGACACAGGACGAAAAAGGCAGCTGACTTGGAGCCGACTACCACAGGGATTCAAGAACTCCCCTACCATTTTTGGAAACCAACTAGCTCGGGAACTAGAAGAGTGGAAGACAACCCAGGTAACAGTACCAAGCATGTTCTATGTGGttctccaatatgtggatgatatttTCCTAGCAGCTACGGAACGAGACATCTGCTCCCAATTAACCATAAGCCTTCTGAACatgctgggacaaggaggataTCGAGTTTCGcgagacaaagcacagctggtaagAACAGAGGTTGTCTATTTGGGGTGTGAAATCTCTAAGGGGGTGCGGAAATTGGGGACTAACCGCATAGCGGCTATCTGCGCCATACCCGTCCCCCGAAACCATCAGGAACTCCGATCCTTTCTTGGAATGGTGGGGTGGTGTCGGCTGTGGATTCTGAACTTTAGACTGCTGGCACGGCCCCTATATGAGGCCCTCAAAGAAGCGCACTGGACTTGGGGACGTGCACAAGAAAAAGCCTTCCTAGAACTAAAGCAGGCCTTAAAGGAAGCCCCTgcgctgggattgccagatttgagcaaagatttCCAGCTGTATGTTACTGAAAGACACAGGTTGGCATTAGGGgtactaacacagaaaatagggccatggaagcggcctgtggggtatttctctaaacaattgGACACAGTTCGCTCCGGCTGGCCAGGATGCCTGCGAGCGGTAGCGGCAACGGTGCTGCTAATacaagaagcaaggaagctaactttgggaaggaagctggaagtatATGTGCCCCATATGGTAATTGCAGTCTTAGAGCAAAAAGGAGGTCACTGGCTCTCATCCAGCCGTCTGTTGCAATATCAGGCGTTGCTGCGGGAACAAGAtgatatagaactgaaaataacaccccatttaaacccagcagaattcctcaggtcggaccgagaggaaggggaactggtccatgactgtgtggagataattgagcaggtttatgcaagcagagaagatttgaaggatgcaCCGATCGATAGCCCAGACTGGGAGTTGTTCACCGACGGGTCCAGCTTTGTCGAGAACGGCACCAGGTATGCGGGTTATGCGGTAGTCACAACTCTTCAAGTAATAGaagcaaaggctcttccccctggaacctcggctcaaaaagcagaaattagagcctTAACTCGAGCCCTCGAactgagcaaaggaaagagggtcaatgtttggactgattcaaaatatgcctttggggtggtgcatgtacatggagctctgtggaaagagcgGGGATTGTTAACGTCTCAAGggtcaacaataaaacatagggACGAGATCCTACTCCTGTTAGAGGCTGTAAGAGAACCCGAGGCAGTAGCAGTAATGCATGTGCCAGGACACCgaaaagaagatggaaagatatacCAAGGTAATCGATTGGCAGATAAAACGGCTAAAAGAGTGGCGAAGGAAATAAAGATTCAATCAGCTCTTATTCCAGCTAAGGGAAATCCGGCGGATTCCTACATGAAAGATGAGCCTCCATACCTACCAGATGACGTGAAGTTGGCCCACCTggtgaaagctcagaagaatgacaaagggtGGTATGTAACAGCAACCGGGCAGGTGGTAGTACCTGCGAAGATAATGCGAGCAATCTTGGAGACTGAACATTACAAGTGCCACTGGGGAGCGGAGgccttggtaaaatttttaaagaatgaggtaaTCTCTAATCAGATGTTAACAATGGCAAAGCGGGTTAATGCAACCTGTCccacttgtgtgaaaaataatcccctagTGCGAAAACAGGTTCAGATGAGAGGGTTAAAGGTAGGCCCACAGCCCGGAGACTACTGGCAAATAGACTTTTCAGAGCTGCCTAAAGCCCAaggtaataaataccttttagtgtatgtatgtaccttttcaggatggccggaGGCATTTCCCTGTCGCACGAATCAGGCAAAGGAAGTggttaaaacccttttgaaagagataatccCCCGGTTTAGAATCCCGTTAGGAATGTCATCAGATAGGGGACCgcattttgtggcaggaatcatTCAAGGTGTAGCCAAGGCGTTAGGTATTAGATGAGATTTACACACTCCGTGGAGACCGCAGTCTAGTGGccaggtagaaaggatgaatcaaacattgaaaaatcagttaaaaaagATTTGCCAGGAAGCCAAAGTTCAGTGGCCCCAAGCTCTACCAATAGCATTATTGCGCATCCgaataaaacccagggagaggataGGAGTCAGTCCGTATGAAGTATTGTATGGTAAAGCTTATCATGCTGCAACCTATCAGGGGGACCCCCATTTGACAGGAGACCAggtattattaaattatgtgttATCTTTGAATAAGACTCTTGCAGCTGTACGGGGAGCCTTGCAGTGGAACCACCCGCTACCACTAGAGAACCCAGTTCATGACATCTCGCCAGGAGACCATGTGTACGTGAAAAATTGGAGCGTGGAGCCTCTAaaggagtcatggaatggcCCCTGCCAAGTGCTGATGACCACGTACACCGCCGTCAAGGTCGCTGGGATTGATAACTGGATACACTacaccagggtgaagaaggtaCCGACGAGATGGGAGGTGCAGCCCATAACGTACACCCGGATGGTATTCCGAACAAAGCCCTGATCATCTTGATACTGATTGTTTGTCAGTTAGTAGCCTCAGCAGTTATAATTCATGTACCAGACCCTTTAGTCTTAGTAccggaaagtggaaatgttgaattaacctgtttgttttctgacaaccagaaagctggatcccatgaaattaatgtgagatggagaaaaggccttgacatcgtaagtaaaggaataataacactttgggatgaccatcagcaatcaggaaacactaCCTTAAGGATTCCTAAAATCACCACTTCTGGAGAAGGTAGATACACCTGTGTAGTATGGATAAAAGATAGTTTTGATTACGGGGATTTCGAGTtagaaattataaatgaaaactatacCAGTGCAGGTTCAGTAATAGTAGCACCCTTGAGAACAAGCCAGGATATTTGGTTGGGCCCGCCATTGAGAATTAGTTGTCAATACaccttgaagaataattgcaaaagaagaataaggattagctggtggaaagagagagagatggaatgggatcaattgaaggaaggaagtagtgagtagaaaaaaaatctaaagggGTCGGGTGGTATAATatcacatcttttgcttcaCCAACTATGGCAGGAAATTATCTGTGTATAGTTAAGTGTGGattagatggaggatttggactTCGGGAAGTGGTCGCTAGAACAAACCCGGATCAGGGAAtaggagcaactgaaagaacaatcttagcagtagaaagagaaaatattgctttaaattgtaCAATATCCCAAAATTACACTAAGTATGGGTAGTGGCATGAAACAAGGATTAGGCCGGGTtcaaagtataaaatcacagcagggagaaaggaaatagcattgcaAATTACTAATGTACAGAAAGGGGATGACGAAGGAGAATATTGGTGTTGGATAGCCCGAGATAATTGGTGGGGTCACAGTCAGGTAACGTTAAGAGTAAGGGACATACGAGTTACCAGACAGGTaccagagagaaatcaaaccctaaaaataatagaaagacaggaaaatttaatagtaTGACTAATTCGAGACTtcggaagaatgcaaaatacaacttcaataacagcctgcctgcctcttcctcaagcGGCTGGAGACCCGATCCCGTGGGGAATTATACCCATAAGGGAGATGCCAAGTGCCACCGCGAATGTGAcctggaactgtgaaatagtgtctaaggagattttagacTGGGTAGAGGTTTGTATGTTACGAAGAAAgattagtaagcaaaattgtcagcaaataccaggatattatggatggatagaggatTCAAAATTGTCAGCAGATACCAGGATATTATAGATGGATAGAGGATTCAAAATTGTCAGCagataccaggatattatggatggatagaggatcCAAGCTTAACGGAAATTGTTTGGTGATTGAAAAAGTGTCCGAGCCATGCGATAAGATCCGAGTTCagaataagagaaagaagatagaagaagtatgtcagaataccactgagacaatgacaatggaggagtggaaaacaatctggggacctagtctgttagaaacttatagttacctagggaaagtgaattggtgcataatgtgggaagggaaaaagaatcaagattttgggcagaagtcattattcaaagaacaatataggaaaaaggtggagatgatggagttatGGAATTGTACATGGGTACTAACCTGTGACACTCCACCAGTGCAAATTGGACTTGAACCAGTGCgagtgctgttgcagtggggatgtgaatgtagaggatataatcacacccttgcaaagaaagaaaaggagccctgggattgcaAGACGACCACGGTTAGGAGcccaggaaatttagtttgggttatGGGACATGGATTATGGACTACGCACATGCCCATAGAtggtgcagttacacaaatcacattaggggttcctaccttatgcccattctggaaaacttctaagctgcaagaaaaagaattggtaagcagaaagaaaagggagatagaagATGATGCTTCGATTCAGGAAGATTGGCATGAACCTGATGATGGAGTAAAAGTAAGATGGATGttagaatcactgtttgcccctatatcatcttatagaaacagggagatgttgtaccgattattaggacagacggagaggcttgcagctacaactaaaaaaggttttagggacttgaatcttcagctgcaagcaACTACTAGAATGACATTACAAAATAGAATGGCATTAGATTTACTGCTACTTAAGGAACATGGGGTTTGTGGATACTTAAGAAACAGAGTAGACCATTGCTGCGTGCACATCCCAAACGTGAcggaggaaatagaaaaagatatagatcaattagaacaaatagaatccaaaacaaaggagatacaaaaagatgctgagcataattgggtaggagccctgttgagctccttagggatccaggtttccggttgggtatcatctataatacaatatgtaataatgtttgtaatcgtgataattgtagtgatcattgtatatagatgtcttttaggaatgattctgaaagaaggggctcacaccaaaagggtaatacaagcagttacccgaagagaagtgatacaacctcgtgtagctgagactcaaacctaagaaattgagcatccttgcaacggaattgaagaatgctcaagaggggggacttgttggaaattagccatgttgctaggagaagtacaaggaaagaatgtgctgacaaacgaagcatgaggaacggaccaagacgtcgcggttaggtgctcacggtggtcaaagaagaatagaatttatggtgggagcctttgtgtaaatagagatagggaagcaggtgttgtgggaacgggatatagtctatagaaattagaagattaatgttaaactgaaatgtcatgt contains the following coding sequences:
- the LOC120747915 gene encoding uncharacterized protein LOC120747915, whose amino-acid sequence is MGGGVLEAEEDLVEVVAGASSYGTRHLLPINHKPSEHAGTRRISSFARQSTAEFLRSDREEGELVHDCVEIIEQVYASREDLKDAPIDSPDWELFTDGSSFVENGTRYAGYAVVTTLQVIEAKALPPGTSAQKAEIRALTRALELSKGKRVNVWTDSKYAFGVVHVHGALWKERGLLTSQGSTIKHRDEILLLLEAVREPEAVAVMHVPGHRKEDGKIYQGNRLADKTAKRVAKEIKIQSALIPAKGNPADSYMKDEPPYLPDDVKLAHLVKAQKNDKGWYVTATGQVVVPAKIMRAILETEHYKCHWGAEALWNHPLPLENPVHDISPGDHVYVKNWSVEPLKESWNGPCQVLMTTYTAVKVAGIDNWIHYTRVKKREYGRTSDP